The genome window CTATAATTGTACCTTTGGCACTCATGTCTATGGTATTTCATAAAGGTAATTTCATACACATAAGTGTCACACACGAGTTGGACCTCTATGAAAAACCTTTATGATACCATAGACATGAGTGCCAAAGGTACAATTATAGAGAGGTTTTTCATATAGGTCTCGAGTTGGAGTTTCTCCTCCACCTCCCCAGTATTCAAAATTGTACCTTTGGCATGTTATAGGGGTGGGTGCATGATTTTATCACTgggaacaaaattttaaaattatttttgaattatGCTTTCAAATGATgtaaaacaacaataataatcaaAAGTTAATGGGCCTTAAGATCTATTATTCATTGctgcagaaaaataatatatatatatatatatgtaatatttgtaaaaaaatgaaaattgcgaaagacaaaaacaaatatTGTTGACTTGCTCAACAAATAGCAAACTTGATCATGCAAGAAAATTCTAAAATTATTGCAAAATTGGCACTTACTAAAATCAAAATAGGTGGACAATAGTTGGGTATCTTAAAGCCCATGGACCTATCCAGTGGCATTCTGTGTGAGCTATACAGCCCATGGGCTATCTAGTGGACAAGAACTGTTGGGCCCATGAAACGCAGATATCCTTATCCAACCATACCCATTCCATTCCAACTCTCTTCTCAAAATTACCACCAACACTACGAAGATTAATTCCAAGGAGAACGCCATGGCAGCATCGGCAACAGCAGCGACGGTTTCTCTTGGGTGTGCTTCCTTCTCGAAGAGGCCACCGTCTCTGAAACCAAGAGTGGTTTCAGACCTAAGCTTTGTTACTTCGCAATTGAGTGGAATTCAAATTTCCTGCCACCCATCAGTCTTGGAAAGACCTCTCTCTGCTCATTTCAAGCCTGCTCTTCAGCCTGTTGCCCGTAAGCTTCTTTCACTCAGTTTCCTTCTGATAGGGGAAAAtattttcgatttttttttccttttctttttttgcgcTCAACTTTAATTCACATTTGTTTGGGACACAGGAAAATTGAGAATTTTTATTCGAATTGCAATTGAGTTTCTGAAGTGAACATGGATGAAGCTTGATGTACATTTGAGTTTGCATATATGATGGATTGATGGGTATGTGTAGATTGACACATACCGTGCTAATTTTTGAATTCCTACCAAGTATTGGTCCTAGGTAGAAAGACGTGAATTTCGTGTGCATGTTCAGTTTATAATTTTTGATGGGTATATGTAGATTGATTCCTGTTGGATAAAAAGGGCTAAGGGTACTTCGTTCACTGCTACATTCTTTGGGTGATGATTCTGAGTACTGAAAATAgtttatgtaatgaattagtTGATATTTGCTAGTGGATTTGGAGAATGCCACTGGAATTTTCTGCACCGTGAGAATTGGGGTTTTTGTGTTGTTTCCGATGGATTGAATGACCATAAAACTGAAGGGAATATGGATGAAATTGGGTGTGCAATTACCATAAGAATGAGGTTTAGATGTTTATGCATTATAATAGGAAAGATTTGGCTGTGTTCTTTTAGCTTTACACTGGAACATCTTTAGGAGTTGGGATATGAGCTTTATTTCCTCTCATCCATGAGAGTCGTTTCATGGATGTAACATCCATGTACAACCATTATTTCTGCTGTGCCGTGCACACTCCTTAAACTAAACCTCTTTTCTGATATGGGGTTTCATTAAGCTTTCCTGTATACTTTAGCGCCCGAGACAAAATATATGAGCTTACCTTTATCTGTTACTACCTCCATCACATCATCTTTTATAAAACGAGAATGTGTAAGTAAACTTGTATTACTATTTTCTTTCACACTACTTAAAACAAGTGCAATGTACCAACAGAAGATAAATGCTTTGCCTTCCTTGTAATGTTTTTGTTCACCGTAAGAGTTCAGAAGAGCTTTCAGATAAGTATTTACTGCAATCTATGTAGTTGGGAGATTTTTGTTTTACTGTAAACCAAGATCCCAGCTGGGTTCCGTTGCTCAAAGTGTGATGTTTGAACAAGAAAGTTCCAAGTTATTATTTTCCTCTTGAAGGCATGAAAGACCAAAACTTGTTTGCCTTTTAGTTTCATATAATATGGCTCTGTGTTAATCATCTATAACCATTTCCTGATCTTTATTGAAATTAGTTTAATGATTCATGTGCATTTACTTATCTCATAAATGATCTATTATCAGGTAGAATATGTCCTTTCACTGGGAAGAAGGCTAACAGGGCAAACAAAGTTTCTTTTTCAAACCACAAGACGAAGAGGCTGCAGTTTGTGAACCTGCAATACAAAAGGCTTTGGTGGGAAGCCGGTAAGCGTTTTGTAAAACTGCGTTTGTCAACCAAGGCATTGAGAACAATAGAAAACAATGGACTGGATGCTGTTGCCAAGAAGGCTGGAGTAGATCTTCGTAAGAAATAACTAAACACTACATCCATTTACTCTCTAGTTTTTGTGCCCTCCAGTTTCCTGTTTCTTTGTAATTTCCCTGCTTACTCTGTTGGATACTTCTGAGAAGATGAGTTAAGTTATTTATACAGTTAATGTTACGTTCTACACATATTCTGGATTCACTTTTCTCAGACTACATATCAAATCTTGGCCCATTGTTTCTTGTCAATTCTGTGAAAATTTGGTGTCATTTTACTCGGTGAGTCACAGATATTACTCACTTTACTTATTAGCTGCACAAAAAAGACCAAGAAAGACATTTGCTGTGAAAGCAGGCAACTCAAAAGGCTTTACAATCATCCTACTGAAGTAACATTAGGGGCGCTGAGCAAGTTATTACCAATGTACTAGGCAATAAACAAACATACATAGTCTATGTCCTCTTGATTGCAAATGAAAAGGACGGGCAGGAACAAATTCGCGTAGTCTACGCCTTCTTGATTGCAACAGATCTTGCTTTTAGATTCAGAAAGATTGCCCTGAAGTGAGGTAGCATCAAGAGAAATAATTCCGTTAGTACTAAACAACACGAAAGAGATTGCACGCTACATATTACCAGCTAATTGATTAGTAAAAATTACAACGGCCAAGAACAACTGCAGTTAATCACTAGCCCCTCCTGCTATAGTAACCAAAACTGGCATAAATACAAAAATTACCCAAACAGGAAGAGTTCAGAATTAGAACACACTGAAATTATCGACTAAGCTTGTATAAGTGACTACGCAGATGAGAGATGGACACTCATGGGATGATGAAGGCAGATTGataaagagaaagaggagaacaaaagacagagacagagaacGTTACCAGCAGGAAGCAACAAAGCTGTGAAAGAGAACGCGGAACTGCAACGGCATGTACTGATAATTTATCCAACCGACAACAGGCCAGAACTGCAAGTCATAAGCATCAagttctagttttttttttctattttgggcTTTGGCATATCACTCAACAGGTATAGTGTTTGATATGagaagaaacgtgaaaaaagaagaagaaaattctcGTCCCAGTACCTTCCAGGCAGTCAACTGAACGGAAGGATAGTCCTTTCGAAGTTTACTCTTTACCAGAAC of Tripterygium wilfordii isolate XIE 37 chromosome 13, ASM1340144v1, whole genome shotgun sequence contains these proteins:
- the LOC120011763 gene encoding 50S ribosomal protein L28, chloroplastic-like, which gives rise to MAASATAATVSLGCASFSKRPPSLKPRVVSDLSFVTSQLSGIQISCHPSVLERPLSAHFKPALQPVARRICPFTGKKANRANKVSFSNHKTKRLQFVNLQYKRLWWEAGKRFVKLRLSTKALRTIENNGLDAVAKKAGVDLRKK